From Apium graveolens cultivar Ventura chromosome 9, ASM990537v1, whole genome shotgun sequence, the proteins below share one genomic window:
- the LOC141683672 gene encoding uncharacterized protein LOC141683672: MKYVLVTGGVVSGLGKGVTASSIGLILKACGLRVTSIKIDPYLNTDAGTMSPFEHGEVFVLDDGGEVDLDLGNYERFLDIKLTRDNNITTGKIYQSVLDKERRGDYLGKTVQVVPHVTDAIQDWIERVAAIPVDGKDGPPDACVIELGGTIGDFESMPFTEALGQFSVRVGVGNFCLIHVSLVPVLNVVGEQKTKPTQHSVRRLRSLGLMPHVLACRSTTELDDSVINKLSQFCNVSVDNIITLYDVSNIWRVPLLLKEQRAHEAILKVLNLSGVAKKSTLEEWTSRANLCDRLHVPVRVAMVGKYTGLSDSYLSILKALLHASVACHRKLTVDWVPASDLEDETEKESLKDYKAAWDLLKGADAILVPGGFGDRGVEGKILAANYARENKIPYLGICLGMQIAVVEFARSVLGLEDANSAEFDPKTPNPCVIFMPEGSKTHMGGTMRLGSRRTYFQVKDCKSAKLYGNRSFIDERHRHRYEVNPDMVPQLEKAGLLFTGRDETGQRMEIIELPSHPYYVGVQFHPEFKSRPGRPSPLFVGLIAAACGQLDILIRKSETKISGFIGRNGTSAITTYQNGHSLKHANKLLDGIYSNGSGNGLHA, translated from the exons ATGAAATATGTATTGGTGACAGGTGGAGTGGTGAGTGGACTCGGCAAAGGTGTCACTGCTAGCAGTATTGGCCTTATTCTTAAAGCTTGTGGTCTTCGTGTTACTTCCATTAAAATTG ATCCATACTTAAATACTGATGCCGGAACAATGTCCCCTTTCGAGCATGGCGAAGTGTTTGTTTTGGATGATGGTGGAGAG GTGGATTTGGACCTAGGAAACTATGAGCGGTTTCTAGACATTAAGTTGACTCGTGATAATAATATCACTACCGGAAAGATTTACCAG TCTGTCCTTGACAAGGAGAGAAGGGGTGATTATCTGGGGAAAACGGTTCAG GTTGTCCCACATGTCACAGATGCCATTCAGGATTGGATTGAACGTGTAGCAGCTATACCCGTTGATGGGAAAGATGGGCCACCTGATGCTTGTGTTATAGAACTGGGTGGCACTATCGGAGACTTTGAATCGATGCCGTTTACTGAGGCTCTCGGACAGTTCTCAGTCCGTGTTG GCGTAGGCAACTTTTGCTTGATACATGTCAGCCTGGTGCCTGTTTTAAATGTTGTTGGTGAACAG AAAACAAAGCCAACCCAACACAGTGTTAGAAGATTAAGAAGCCTTGGATTGATGCCACATGTACTAGCTTGCCGCAGCACAACG GAACTTGATGATAGTGTCATAAATAAGCTATCTCAGTTTTGCAATGTATCA GTGGACAACATCATTACGCTCTATGATGTTTCCAACATCTGGCGGGTTCCTTTGCTATTAAAA GAGCAGAGGGCTCATGAAGCAATCTTGAAAGTGCTGAACCTTTCCGG TGTTGCTAAAAAATCTACGTTGGAGGAGTGGACATCTAGAGCGAATCTTTGTGATAGGCTTCATGTTCCA GTTAGAGTTGCCATGGTTGGCAAGTATACAGGCCTTTCAGATTCTTATTTATCTATACTGAAG GCTCTGCTGCATGCTTCTGTTGCTTGTCACAGGAAACTGACTGTGGATTGGGTTCCAGCTAGTGACCTTGAAGATGAAACCGAAAAAGAG AGTCTTAAAGATTACAAAGCTGCCTGGGATTTGTTGAAG GGCGCCGATGCTATACTTGTTCCTGGAGGGTTTGGTGACAGAGGCGTGGAAGGCAAAATACTTGCTGCAAACTATGCCCGAGAGAACAAAATCCCTTATCTTGGTATATGTCTAGGAATGCAAATTGCTGTTGTTGAATTTGCCCGGTCTGTTCTAGGGCTGGAAGATGCCAACAGTGCAGAGTTTGACCCAAAAACTCCGAATCCTTGTGTTATATTTATGCCAGAG GGTTCAAAGACCCATATGGGAGGTACAATGCGTCTCGGATCAAGGAGAACATACTTTCAGGTTAAAGACTGCAAATCTGCAAAATT ATATGGCAACAGGAGCTTCATTGATGAGAGACATCGGCACAGATATGAG GTAAATCCTGATATGGTTCCACAACTTGAAAAGGCAGGTCTGTTGTTCACTGGCAGAGATGAAACTGGTCAGCGCATGGAG ATTATTGAATTGCCTTCACATCCATACTACGTGGGTGTCCAATTCCACCCTGAGTTCAAATCAAGGCCAGGAAgaccttctcccctttttgtaG GGCTTATAGCAGCGGCATGTGGACAACTAGATATTCTCATCAGGAAGAGCGAGACAAAAATTAGTGGTTTTATCGGTAGGAATGGTACCTCAGCAATTACAACGTACCAGAATGGACATTCCCTGAAGCATGCAAATAAGTTATTAGACGGCATCTACAGCAATGGCAGCGGGAATGGTCTTCATGCCTAA